One genomic region from Reichenbachiella ulvae encodes:
- a CDS encoding LamG-like jellyroll fold domain-containing protein, with the protein MTKNIKPTFHLMLLITIVSTLISSSVYGQWSTATLSEARSHMAAASVGTKVLFAGGINAASTSAVVDIYDSSTDAWTTATLSQDRQLLSATTVGDKVIFAGGYNSTSATNSAVVDIYDNSTDTWSTASLTEARRLLCATTVGDKAIFAGGYNGASSAVVDIYDNSTGIWSTATLSVAREQLSATTVGNKAFFAGGSGPSSRVDIYDNSTGTWTTSTLSEARYFLSATTVGDKAIFAGGWNASVRLATVDIYNNSTDTWSTTSLSVARDQLTAVNLGSKAFFAGGKTAGSVWSSNIDIYDNLTNTWSSAALSEARAWFGAASVGDQVFFAGGEIGSSTYTSTVDIYTLTLEDKLLASYPFSGNATDATGNGYDGVLNGTMVGTADRFGLADQAYQFDGVDDFVELSGSTSMPSTDGSITVSAWIKPSSFPEGETTIASNYDNTSGFDFLLSSNGGTQANELKVEVFGGGFLFGGLPALNAWSHVVMTWKSGTGVKTYLNGTEVGVLNTTNTADAFNSTLPITLGDALTHAFFSGAMDEVKIYNYALTASEVTNLYNDEAPTELIADYSFTGNANDATGYNNNGALGDGVTATTFPTLTTDRDATAGAAYSFDGGDYIAVPTSGSFSIGTATDISVSGWFKTTTQGVLFDKSDGTVGYFAMVQSDGSIYWYMVNGATSFSLTSATGFADDAWHHYTVIADRDAGMQIYIDGALSTSNSSLTNVINPDGVEDFLIGVAGGVDNTGLDFFFNGSLDDIAVYTKALTASEVTDLYGVAASTETDFLTFTATAAANNSDYVYSTTIDTDLHTIRIELDALADPADLTFDFTLSTGATATVDGLSRTSGVSDDYSSPVTYTITAQDGVTTQAWEVSSYYGIDEDATLSSFSFPEQTGTATIGSNTVDIEVAFGTDVTALVASFETTGGGPVDIGGVAQTSGTTANDFTNSVVYTVTSNNGNVTQDYTVTVTVADGLLAYYSFDAGDATDDSGNGRTGDLGDGVTATTFPTLTADRDGVASQAFSFDGGDYIAVPHDAGFNWGTDVDVTAMCWFNTTSTTYGDLIFKEDGTNGLIVAIDATGTINLYGGEFLTSNTTGLNDGTWHHVAVVLDRDQGMAIYLDGAFDAGNALATNIYNFTDTREFLIGSGQDISSVKNTFYTGAIDNVRIYDEFIGVNAIQDVFVSEGGSLPSIVAPVVDAPFNLTNTTFDLSWGAVTDATGYNVQVATDDVFTSPVIDQAVTETTFTATGLTQGTSYFARVNATDGVNTSAYSNTVEALTTNYSSSTDSAALVTFYGSTAGEAWVNGWNVSQPMDTWYGVTLDANRRVTDLILPDNNLSGSLPAEIGDLTELRNLSIHSNSIAGTIPTEIGNLSKLEILSISLNEFEGSIPAEIGNLSNLIEIYLNNNNLTGTIPASLGQLSNLNLLYLYRNQLTGTIPVELGNLTNAADIAISFNNLTGAVPAELANLTNLEGLYLNNNEFTSIPDLSALPFTVEKGLYVRYNKIGFADIVANMGIANAGNTYVYHPQLIEQEELIEVANGVTANLSTTESYAGTVYQWFYNNDTIPGATAIDYSFVMADGLEGAYTVRMTNTAAPNLIISRANYLVSDGVNAAPVGVNLSTSSVFDFHEVGTTVANLSTEDDPGDTHTFTLVAGTGDTHNAFFSITENELILETALDFDVNPILNIRLAVEDALGLSDTTQVQLEVIPEIICQNEVLTASQGTFNDGSNEYEYQNGFSCSWLIEGSTGQKITLGFNSFDTELDYDFVTIYDGSDTGAPVLGRFSGQSIPSELTSTGNTMLVVFESDQLVVSQGWEAYYTIFSDVLEPLSKFGDADGIGGFGADDFSDQVSTEMTIEFLVNVDQFPAAGVYGQFVQLQNTNIQYIEDEAQTFRNVEFHTGDGEAGSVDSWTAVNDTELGGFDPGKWYHFAFVYSNGMKYIYMNGFLVKEEAFEWLNGGNVSRLDVVPNMDAKIDELRFWNIARTQTEISNNLQNELVGTETGLVGYWQFNTTTDLGDGSFSVPDLTSSAKDLIFNPNDAGVDVELALPVFTSTTGITSSSFTVNWEEVVDAEGYQLVIDDSDVFDSPEFSESLDAATFSFTATGLNSETIYFVELVAVAGTTQSVAAYNSVQTASLLTAYYPFNANANDESGNGFNGQLGDGADISTMPVAVADRLSNASSAYTFDGGDYIVVDGNSAFDVGTSTDFSFSGWFKSSNAAQSVLFDKSNGATGYLTLLLSDGSLQFFMVQDGVGNASLTTSRTGMNDGHWHHYAISIDRDNGINIYIDGMLSEQSTTLSNGINPDTIEDLLIGVASDAGNTNLNNFFIGDLDDIRIYSDLITPTQASNLYQQGWEGLSNETEFLSFQLTNQIGVALIDPDTKTIEHNIASAGDITNQVVTYSLSTGASAELNGVALESAVSPVDFTSSVAIDVIAENGFTTQTWILNVTQEAGLVAYYPFTGGSLVDESLNGNDVALGDGSSTGLNPSLAVDRYENNSGAYSFDGVDDYLSINNGSGINISGNMSVVLWVNPNEIGSNGRITWDSGSEYGDFIIWSDGRLAYNYKEGTNNSTVFSSSALSAGKWSLIAFTRTGDQISFFINGYLDATQTAHSPTTVSNLTSIGGSESGVANTFNGVVDDIRIYGRSLTTSEIVDIYKSERTSSGFDLSNSTIAENLESGTEIGVFSEEGTYTLVSGSSDFSISGTSLVSARSFDFEAQSSYDITVSYNNGGSVIEQDFTISIENIEEFPIIEQVNFPSSVDLSTTSTVMVSAGAFDPDGLGIESASIGYFGSTDKEVLLNFNPDFIGFVDGVLNNGVYEFSIPTSGFDLLGLTFFINVTDFSGSTTSSEVYSISTSISSDNSSVGNVNVSTGSLSSNYRIISIPLKSVSVSDVFSDLSGQGKDVWRLLRYNGTSNTELSSTSNLEAGKGYWFLNTQQTSFSIPTGETVSASFDTPFEITLNTGWNQIGNPYPYAIDWNEVLAANGIASSLFVYEGGWGNSSTLNVFEGGFFENVDGLSSLMIPVTAINSARIQSRSSVTVNEGILGSDNWSFGLKVQDAQLSYNVTQIGMNQDSKAGFDKNDAHVLPRLPEYLDIEFAENLTKEIVSSGDYHKWEFDVNSTTGGKVTLSWDNMVLQGNTYGLLLWDVDNQELVDLSQTTGYTFKSSGVSTSFELYYGRKDELLSKINLNADLMSSPYPNPFNDDFVIPVATQSENTDLNITLLDLSGREILLQTHSDLGQGFHEFNVNPGQGAAVDFRSGTYLVRVEVVTASYRKVFNKRVVYIR; encoded by the coding sequence ATGACAAAAAATATAAAGCCCACCTTCCACTTGATGCTTTTGATAACGATAGTATCTACTTTGATCTCAAGTTCAGTTTATGGTCAGTGGAGTACTGCCACGCTTTCAGAGGCACGGTCACATATGGCAGCAGCAAGTGTTGGAACTAAAGTATTGTTTGCGGGGGGGATTAATGCTGCATCTACCTCAGCGGTAGTCGATATTTATGATAGTAGTACCGATGCTTGGACTACAGCTACCTTATCACAGGATAGGCAGCTGTTGAGTGCAACTACTGTAGGAGATAAGGTGATTTTTGCTGGAGGTTATAATTCAACTTCAGCAACGAACTCAGCAGTAGTCGATATTTATGATAATAGTACCGATACTTGGAGCACAGCATCTCTTACGGAAGCTCGCAGGCTTTTGTGTGCAACTACTGTAGGAGACAAAGCTATTTTTGCAGGTGGTTATAATGGTGCTTCTTCGGCAGTAGTCGATATTTATGATAATAGTACAGGAATTTGGTCTACAGCCACACTTTCGGTTGCTCGTGAGCAATTGAGTGCAACTACAGTTGGGAACAAGGCTTTTTTTGCAGGAGGGTCAGGACCATCTTCTAGGGTCGATATTTATGACAATAGTACAGGAACTTGGACTACTTCAACACTTTCTGAAGCGCGGTATTTTTTGAGTGCAACAACAGTTGGTGATAAGGCCATATTTGCTGGTGGGTGGAATGCATCTGTTAGATTAGCTACCGTCGATATTTACAATAATAGTACTGATACATGGAGTACAACATCTCTTTCTGTAGCACGTGATCAATTGACTGCTGTAAATCTTGGAAGTAAGGCCTTTTTTGCTGGTGGTAAAACAGCTGGGTCTGTATGGTCATCTAATATAGATATTTATGATAATCTTACGAATACTTGGAGTAGTGCGGCTTTATCTGAAGCGCGCGCCTGGTTTGGGGCTGCAAGTGTTGGGGATCAAGTGTTTTTTGCCGGAGGAGAAATAGGTAGTTCTACATACACTTCGACTGTAGACATATATACCCTAACCTTAGAGGATAAATTGCTAGCTAGCTACCCTTTCTCAGGAAATGCTACTGACGCGACTGGTAACGGCTATGACGGTGTTTTGAACGGAACAATGGTTGGTACAGCAGATCGGTTTGGATTAGCTGATCAGGCATACCAGTTTGATGGGGTAGATGATTTTGTGGAATTGTCAGGAAGTACTTCTATGCCTTCTACAGATGGTAGTATTACTGTTTCTGCCTGGATCAAACCAAGTAGCTTCCCGGAAGGTGAGACAACTATCGCATCCAATTATGATAATACCAGTGGTTTTGATTTTCTACTTTCTAGTAATGGAGGTACTCAGGCCAATGAACTCAAAGTAGAGGTTTTCGGAGGAGGTTTTCTTTTTGGAGGGCTTCCAGCTTTGAACGCTTGGAGTCATGTAGTGATGACCTGGAAATCTGGAACGGGTGTTAAAACCTACCTAAATGGTACAGAGGTAGGAGTACTCAATACTACCAATACTGCCGATGCTTTTAACTCTACCCTTCCAATAACACTCGGAGATGCTTTAACGCATGCGTTTTTTTCTGGGGCGATGGATGAAGTTAAAATCTATAACTACGCATTAACAGCCTCGGAGGTTACTAATCTATACAATGATGAAGCGCCTACTGAACTAATAGCCGATTATTCCTTCACAGGAAATGCCAATGATGCTACGGGCTATAACAATAATGGAGCACTTGGTGATGGTGTTACAGCTACTACCTTCCCGACATTAACTACAGATAGAGATGCTACTGCAGGTGCGGCCTACTCCTTCGATGGAGGTGACTATATCGCTGTGCCGACTTCTGGTTCGTTTTCCATTGGGACGGCTACCGATATTTCTGTATCAGGTTGGTTCAAAACTACTACCCAGGGAGTGCTGTTTGATAAGTCTGATGGAACAGTAGGTTATTTTGCAATGGTTCAGTCAGATGGCTCAATCTACTGGTACATGGTCAATGGAGCGACAAGCTTCAGTCTGACAAGCGCCACCGGATTTGCTGATGATGCCTGGCATCACTACACTGTGATTGCTGACAGAGATGCCGGAATGCAGATTTACATCGATGGGGCATTGAGTACCAGTAATTCTTCCTTAACTAATGTGATCAACCCAGATGGTGTAGAGGACTTTTTGATTGGTGTAGCAGGCGGTGTGGATAATACTGGTTTGGATTTTTTCTTTAACGGTAGCCTGGATGACATAGCTGTTTATACCAAGGCACTTACTGCTAGCGAGGTTACAGATTTGTATGGAGTAGCAGCCAGTACAGAAACAGACTTTCTGACTTTTACTGCAACTGCAGCAGCTAACAACTCTGACTATGTATACAGCACGACGATAGACACAGACTTACATACTATTCGGATAGAATTGGATGCATTGGCTGATCCTGCTGATTTGACTTTTGATTTTACACTTTCCACTGGCGCTACTGCTACTGTGGATGGATTGAGCCGTACCAGCGGGGTATCAGATGACTACAGTTCTCCGGTTACTTATACAATCACGGCTCAAGATGGAGTAACTACTCAAGCTTGGGAAGTATCTAGCTACTATGGTATAGATGAGGATGCGACATTGAGTTCATTTTCCTTCCCAGAGCAAACAGGTACAGCAACCATCGGTAGCAATACAGTAGATATAGAGGTAGCATTTGGAACAGATGTAACTGCCCTGGTGGCTAGTTTTGAGACTACTGGAGGAGGTCCGGTAGATATCGGAGGTGTCGCTCAAACCAGCGGAACAACAGCGAATGATTTTACAAACTCAGTAGTATACACGGTCACTTCCAACAATGGCAATGTGACGCAAGATTATACGGTTACAGTGACAGTGGCAGATGGTTTATTGGCTTACTATTCATTCGATGCTGGAGATGCTACTGACGACAGTGGTAATGGCAGAACAGGGGACCTGGGAGATGGAGTGACAGCTACAACCTTCCCAACCTTAACTGCAGATAGAGATGGTGTAGCCAGTCAGGCTTTTTCATTCGATGGAGGAGATTATATAGCTGTGCCTCATGATGCAGGATTCAATTGGGGAACAGATGTGGATGTGACTGCCATGTGTTGGTTCAATACTACCTCTACGACTTATGGTGATTTGATCTTCAAAGAAGACGGAACGAATGGTTTAATAGTAGCCATTGATGCCACTGGGACAATCAATTTATATGGCGGAGAATTCCTAACCAGTAATACCACAGGACTGAATGATGGTACCTGGCACCATGTGGCTGTAGTACTCGATAGAGATCAAGGGATGGCCATCTATTTAGATGGCGCGTTTGATGCGGGAAATGCATTGGCAACTAACATTTATAATTTTACCGATACACGTGAGTTTTTGATAGGCTCTGGTCAGGATATATCCAGTGTTAAAAATACTTTCTATACTGGAGCCATTGACAATGTTAGAATTTACGATGAGTTCATCGGGGTGAATGCCATTCAAGATGTGTTTGTCAGTGAAGGAGGGTCTTTACCTTCTATTGTTGCTCCGGTGGTCGATGCACCTTTCAATTTGACCAATACTACTTTTGATTTGTCATGGGGTGCAGTTACTGATGCAACAGGATACAATGTACAGGTAGCCACGGATGATGTTTTTACCTCACCAGTGATCGATCAGGCAGTGACCGAAACGACCTTTACTGCCACAGGATTGACTCAAGGTACGAGTTACTTCGCCAGAGTCAATGCAACAGATGGCGTTAATACTTCAGCCTATTCTAACACCGTTGAGGCGCTTACCACGAACTATAGCTCTTCGACAGATTCAGCGGCCCTCGTTACATTCTATGGTAGTACCGCTGGAGAAGCATGGGTCAATGGTTGGAATGTTTCCCAGCCAATGGATACCTGGTATGGAGTCACTTTGGATGCCAATAGAAGAGTCACGGATTTGATTTTGCCAGATAATAATCTCTCTGGTTCTTTACCCGCTGAAATTGGGGATCTTACTGAGTTAAGAAATCTGTCGATTCATTCTAATTCGATAGCGGGAACGATCCCAACAGAGATTGGAAATCTTTCTAAGCTGGAAATTTTGAGCATCAGTCTCAATGAGTTTGAAGGTAGCATTCCAGCTGAGATTGGGAATTTGAGCAATTTGATTGAAATCTACCTTAACAATAACAACTTAACAGGAACCATACCAGCTAGTTTAGGTCAGCTTTCTAATTTGAATTTATTGTACTTGTATAGAAATCAGCTTACTGGAACCATACCAGTAGAGCTAGGTAATCTGACAAACGCAGCGGATATAGCCATTTCGTTCAATAACCTAACGGGAGCAGTTCCAGCGGAACTTGCTAATTTGACCAATCTTGAAGGGCTCTATCTAAATAATAACGAATTTACTTCTATCCCTGATTTGAGTGCTCTTCCGTTTACTGTAGAAAAAGGACTTTATGTCCGTTACAATAAAATAGGTTTTGCGGATATAGTTGCCAATATGGGGATAGCCAATGCTGGGAACACCTATGTCTATCATCCTCAGCTCATAGAGCAGGAGGAGTTGATAGAGGTGGCCAATGGAGTCACTGCCAACTTGAGTACGACGGAATCATACGCAGGTACTGTCTACCAATGGTTCTATAACAACGACACGATTCCTGGAGCTACTGCGATAGATTATTCTTTTGTAATGGCCGATGGCTTAGAAGGTGCCTACACAGTGAGAATGACCAATACCGCAGCACCCAATTTGATTATCAGTCGTGCCAATTATTTGGTTAGTGATGGTGTGAATGCGGCTCCTGTAGGGGTTAATCTTTCCACTAGCTCTGTTTTTGACTTTCATGAAGTAGGTACAACCGTGGCTAACTTGAGTACAGAGGATGACCCGGGAGACACCCATACCTTCACTTTGGTTGCCGGTACTGGAGATACTCACAATGCATTCTTTAGTATTACCGAGAATGAATTGATATTAGAGACCGCTTTGGATTTTGATGTAAATCCGATATTAAATATTCGATTGGCCGTAGAAGATGCCTTGGGATTAAGTGACACAACTCAAGTTCAACTAGAGGTCATTCCTGAAATCATCTGTCAAAACGAGGTATTGACAGCTAGTCAAGGCACCTTTAATGATGGCAGTAATGAATATGAATATCAAAATGGTTTTAGCTGTTCATGGTTGATAGAGGGAAGTACAGGACAAAAGATCACCCTTGGTTTTAACTCATTTGATACTGAATTAGATTATGATTTTGTAACCATTTATGACGGTAGCGATACGGGTGCTCCTGTTTTAGGTAGATTCTCAGGACAATCTATTCCTAGTGAGCTTACCTCAACTGGCAATACCATGTTGGTGGTATTCGAATCGGATCAATTGGTGGTATCACAAGGCTGGGAAGCATATTATACCATCTTTTCGGATGTTTTGGAGCCACTATCTAAGTTTGGTGATGCAGATGGTATAGGTGGATTTGGAGCAGATGATTTTTCTGATCAGGTATCCACGGAAATGACCATCGAGTTTTTAGTGAATGTAGATCAGTTTCCTGCTGCTGGAGTTTATGGGCAGTTTGTGCAACTACAAAATACAAATATTCAGTATATCGAAGATGAAGCTCAGACATTTAGGAATGTAGAGTTTCATACAGGAGATGGTGAGGCAGGTTCTGTGGATAGCTGGACTGCTGTGAATGATACTGAACTAGGAGGTTTTGATCCAGGCAAATGGTATCATTTTGCTTTCGTTTACTCGAATGGGATGAAATACATTTATATGAATGGATTTTTAGTAAAGGAAGAGGCTTTTGAATGGTTGAATGGAGGTAATGTTTCGCGATTGGATGTGGTGCCAAATATGGATGCCAAGATCGACGAGCTTAGATTCTGGAATATAGCCAGAACACAAACTGAGATTTCTAATAACCTTCAAAATGAATTGGTGGGTACTGAAACCGGATTGGTGGGCTATTGGCAGTTCAATACTACCACGGATTTAGGCGATGGATCATTCTCTGTTCCTGATCTTACCAGCAGTGCAAAAGATTTAATTTTCAATCCAAATGATGCGGGTGTAGATGTAGAGTTGGCATTGCCAGTCTTCACCTCTACTACAGGTATCACCAGTTCTTCTTTTACAGTCAACTGGGAAGAGGTGGTAGATGCTGAGGGATATCAATTGGTGATAGACGATAGCGATGTGTTCGACTCTCCAGAATTCAGTGAATCACTGGATGCTGCTACCTTTAGCTTTACTGCCACAGGACTTAATTCTGAGACGATTTATTTTGTCGAGTTAGTCGCAGTAGCAGGAACAACACAATCAGTGGCTGCCTATAATTCTGTGCAGACAGCCAGTTTATTGACTGCCTATTATCCATTCAATGCCAATGCAAATGACGAGAGTGGTAATGGTTTTAACGGCCAGTTAGGAGATGGGGCTGATATATCGACCATGCCAGTGGCTGTCGCTGATAGGTTGAGTAATGCTAGTTCTGCTTATACCTTTGATGGAGGCGATTATATAGTGGTTGACGGCAATTCAGCCTTCGATGTTGGAACAAGTACGGACTTCTCATTCTCTGGGTGGTTCAAATCCAGCAATGCTGCTCAAAGTGTTCTCTTCGATAAATCTAACGGAGCGACAGGTTATTTGACCTTGTTGTTGAGTGATGGATCACTTCAATTCTTTATGGTTCAGGATGGGGTAGGCAATGCCTCTTTGACCACTAGCCGAACAGGAATGAATGATGGTCATTGGCACCATTATGCCATCAGCATTGATCGTGACAATGGTATCAATATATATATAGATGGTATGCTTTCAGAGCAAAGCACCACCTTGAGCAATGGTATTAATCCTGATACTATTGAAGACTTGCTGATTGGGGTAGCTTCTGATGCAGGCAATACCAATTTGAATAATTTCTTTATTGGCGATTTGGATGATATTAGAATTTATTCTGACCTGATTACACCCACACAAGCTTCCAATCTTTATCAACAAGGATGGGAAGGACTTTCTAACGAAACGGAATTCTTAAGCTTCCAATTGACGAATCAAATTGGTGTGGCGCTGATAGATCCTGATACAAAAACAATCGAGCATAACATTGCATCTGCTGGAGACATCACCAATCAGGTAGTGACTTATTCACTGTCAACAGGTGCTAGTGCGGAATTGAATGGAGTGGCACTTGAGAGTGCGGTATCTCCGGTCGATTTTACCTCTTCAGTAGCGATTGATGTCATAGCAGAAAATGGTTTTACCACACAAACCTGGATCTTAAATGTAACTCAGGAAGCTGGATTGGTAGCTTATTATCCATTTACTGGAGGGAGTTTGGTTGATGAGTCATTGAATGGGAATGATGTTGCCCTTGGGGATGGATCGTCAACGGGTCTGAATCCGTCGCTTGCTGTTGATAGGTATGAGAATAATTCGGGTGCATATAGCTTTGATGGCGTGGATGATTATTTGTCCATCAACAATGGTTCAGGAATAAATATTTCAGGTAATATGTCTGTTGTTTTGTGGGTTAACCCTAATGAGATTGGGTCAAATGGTCGTATTACATGGGATTCTGGAAGTGAGTATGGAGATTTCATAATCTGGTCAGACGGAAGATTGGCTTATAATTATAAAGAAGGAACTAATAACTCTACTGTGTTTAGTTCAAGTGCATTATCTGCAGGTAAATGGTCTTTAATTGCATTTACCAGAACAGGCGATCAAATTTCATTCTTCATTAATGGTTATTTGGATGCCACACAAACTGCCCATAGTCCAACTACAGTTTCAAACTTGACATCTATCGGTGGGTCCGAATCTGGTGTAGCAAATACATTTAATGGAGTAGTTGATGATATTAGGATTTATGGAAGGTCTTTAACAACTTCAGAAATTGTAGATATTTATAAATCCGAAAGAACTTCGTCTGGTTTTGATTTATCAAATTCAACTATAGCTGAGAACCTTGAATCTGGAACTGAAATCGGAGTGTTCTCAGAGGAAGGAACCTATACTTTGGTATCTGGCTCTTCTGATTTCAGCATTAGCGGGACCAGTTTGGTATCAGCCAGATCTTTTGATTTTGAGGCTCAATCGAGCTATGATATCACTGTGAGTTACAATAATGGAGGTTCGGTAATTGAGCAGGATTTCACTATTTCGATTGAAAATATAGAGGAATTCCCAATTATTGAGCAAGTGAATTTTCCTTCATCTGTCGACTTGTCTACGACTTCTACGGTCATGGTCTCTGCAGGTGCCTTTGACCCTGATGGTCTAGGTATTGAAAGTGCATCAATTGGTTATTTTGGTTCTACAGATAAAGAAGTACTCCTCAATTTCAATCCTGATTTTATTGGATTTGTAGATGGGGTTTTGAATAATGGAGTTTACGAATTCAGTATCCCAACCTCTGGTTTTGATCTTTTGGGATTAACTTTCTTTATTAATGTAACTGATTTTTCAGGGTCTACTACTTCTTCAGAAGTTTATTCGATCTCTACATCTATTTCCTCTGACAATTCTTCTGTGGGTAATGTCAATGTTTCGACTGGATCTTTGTCCTCAAATTATAGAATCATAAGTATTCCATTGAAGTCAGTAAGCGTTTCAGATGTGTTCAGTGATCTGAGTGGACAAGGAAAAGATGTATGGAGATTGCTGAGATACAATGGGACTAGTAATACTGAATTAAGTTCTACTTCCAATTTAGAAGCGGGTAAAGGGTACTGGTTCCTGAATACGCAGCAAACGAGTTTCTCTATACCTACTGGGGAAACGGTATCGGCCAGTTTTGATACCCCCTTCGAAATCACTCTAAATACTGGATGGAACCAAATCGGTAACCCATATCCATATGCGATAGACTGGAATGAGGTTTTAGCAGCAAATGGTATTGCTTCATCACTTTTTGTATATGAAGGGGGTTGGGGTAATTCATCAACACTTAATGTTTTTGAAGGAGGGTTCTTCGAAAATGTAGATGGGCTTTCTTCATTGATGATACCAGTCACAGCTATTAATTCTGCCAGAATCCAATCTAGAAGCAGCGTTACGGTGAACGAAGGGATCTTGGGTTCTGATAATTGGTCTTTTGGATTGAAAGTTCAAGATGCTCAGTTGAGCTACAATGTGACTCAGATAGGTATGAATCAGGACTCTAAAGCTGGATTCGACAAAAATGATGCCCATGTGCTTCCTAGGTTGCCGGAGTATTTGGATATCGAATTTGCCGAGAACCTGACTAAGGAGATAGTTTCTTCTGGTGACTACCACAAATGGGAGTTTGACGTGAACTCAACCACTGGAGGTAAGGTGACTCTATCTTGGGACAATATGGTTCTTCAGGGGAATACATATGGATTATTACTATGGGATGTTGATAATCAAGAGCTAGTTGACTTGTCTCAGACTACTGGTTATACATTTAAGTCATCAGGAGTAAGTACGAGTTTTGAATTGTACTATGGACGAAAAGATGAGTTGCTGTCCAAGATTAATTTGAATGCGGATTTGATGAGCAGTCCTTATCCAAATCCATTTAATGATGACTTTGTAATACCTGTAGCGACTCAGTCTGAAAACACTGATTTGAACATCACGCTCCTGGATCTTTCAGGCAGGGAGATACTATTGCAAACTCATAGTGATCTCGGTCAGGGTTTCCATGAGTTCAATGTGAATCCAGGACAAGGTGCGGCTGTAGATTTTAGATCAGGAACCTACCTGGTGAGAGTAGAGGTGGTAACAGCTTCGTATAGAAAAGTATTTAATAAGCGCGTAGTTTATATTAGATAA
- a CDS encoding caspase family protein yields the protein MKKVFLFIAITFLAITAGYSQTVSGKSAKVSLNYVTNSPMYLDIISPEYLTEENKSRGFIQKVMVEYVEVEGIITDEDGVQGLWINNSAVIPSQETGRFVAQVPLEMGMNTLSFEAVDVKGNTFSRTYQMERELPPPPPTMEAEGKYYALIIGIQDYDDPAITDLDNPISDAMALYTMLTEEYTFDPENATLLKNPTRDEIYDNLDLLSSKVTRDDNLLIFYAGHGYWDEQAQNGYWLPRDAEEDKKRDWMRNSAVTEYIREINSKHTLLITDACFGGSIFKTRKAFKDASMGINKLYEIPSRKAMTSGTLTEVPDKSVFMKYLLKNLERNEEKYLASEQLFYQLKPAVLNNSPNTPQFGEIRNTGDEGGDFIFKRRVIETY from the coding sequence ATGAAAAAGGTCTTTTTATTCATTGCAATCACTTTTTTGGCCATTACGGCCGGATACAGTCAGACTGTATCAGGAAAAAGTGCAAAGGTGTCACTGAACTATGTGACTAATTCACCCATGTACCTGGACATCATTAGTCCAGAATACCTGACTGAGGAGAACAAGAGCCGAGGCTTCATTCAAAAAGTCATGGTAGAATACGTGGAGGTAGAAGGAATCATCACGGATGAGGATGGTGTTCAGGGACTTTGGATTAACAATTCGGCTGTAATTCCCTCTCAGGAGACAGGACGTTTTGTTGCTCAGGTGCCTTTGGAGATGGGCATGAATACCCTAAGTTTTGAGGCAGTGGATGTAAAAGGGAATACCTTCTCTCGTACTTATCAGATGGAAAGAGAGTTGCCACCCCCACCACCAACTATGGAGGCAGAGGGAAAATACTATGCTTTGATTATAGGGATTCAGGATTATGACGATCCAGCTATTACAGATTTGGACAATCCGATCAGCGATGCTATGGCCCTCTATACCATGTTGACCGAGGAGTATACCTTTGATCCAGAGAACGCAACTTTGCTTAAAAACCCGACACGTGATGAAATCTATGATAATTTGGACCTGTTGAGCTCCAAGGTTACCAGAGATGATAATTTGCTCATTTTTTATGCGGGACATGGCTACTGGGATGAGCAGGCACAAAATGGATATTGGTTGCCAAGAGATGCAGAAGAGGATAAAAAAAGGGATTGGATGCGTAACAGTGCAGTGACAGAGTACATTCGTGAAATCAACTCTAAACATACTTTGCTGATTACAGATGCTTGTTTTGGAGGATCGATCTTCAAAACCAGAAAGGCATTTAAAGACGCCAGTATGGGAATCAATAAACTGTATGAAATCCCTAGTAGAAAGGCCATGACCAGCGGTACACTTACTGAAGTGCCAGATAAAAGTGTCTTCATGAAATACCTTTTGAAAAACCTGGAAAGAAATGAGGAGAAGTACTTGGCTTCAGAACAATTGTTTTACCAATTAAAGCCTGCGGTACTGAACAACAGTCCTAATACGCCTCAGTTTGGTGAGATTAGAAATACAGGAGACGAAGGAGGTGATTTTATCTTCAAAAGAAGAGTGATCGAAACTTATTAA